One window of the Nitrospiraceae bacterium genome contains the following:
- a CDS encoding DUF4412 domain-containing protein — translation MRKILGVVGGLVLGIQTTVCAGVVFHVETIFPNRTEVPSRNDAMTVDGKKLKMTMNEGRGTQSTVIYRGDREEILLINHGDHTWRAMDKATMVSLGQQINPAMEKMQEMLKNMPPERRAMMEKMFAGQGINPAMMGGKVEMQVKKTGERQTINGYPCVKYETWRENEKVAEHCVSDWKQVPGSQEARGVFQDMAAFSQEVWQGAFKGGGGPASFFESLGKIEGYPVFTRIFSNGTIVTESRLTGVEEKSVAAKEFDPPNDYVKKDFLPKNFPSPMGQ, via the coding sequence ATGAGGAAGATTCTGGGGGTTGTGGGCGGGTTGGTGCTGGGTATTCAGACGACGGTCTGCGCAGGCGTGGTTTTTCATGTCGAGACTATCTTTCCCAATCGGACAGAGGTGCCTTCCAGAAATGACGCGATGACGGTTGACGGAAAGAAACTGAAAATGACGATGAATGAGGGAAGGGGCACTCAATCTACGGTTATTTATCGAGGCGACCGTGAGGAAATTCTGCTGATCAATCATGGAGATCACACCTGGCGGGCTATGGACAAGGCCACGATGGTCAGTCTTGGTCAACAGATCAACCCGGCCATGGAAAAGATGCAGGAAATGTTAAAGAATATGCCTCCGGAACGACGAGCCATGATGGAAAAAATGTTTGCCGGGCAGGGGATCAATCCTGCCATGATGGGCGGAAAGGTCGAAATGCAGGTCAAAAAAACCGGCGAAAGGCAGACCATCAATGGCTATCCCTGTGTGAAATATGAAACCTGGCGGGAAAACGAAAAAGTTGCTGAACATTGTGTGAGTGATTGGAAGCAGGTTCCTGGCAGTCAGGAAGCTCGAGGCGTGTTTCAAGATATGGCCGCCTTTTCACAGGAGGTATGGCAAGGGGCATTCAAAGGCGGGGGAGGTCCAGCGTCCTTTTTTGAATCCCTAGGGAAGATTGAAGGCTACCCGGTGTTCACGAGAATTTTCTCCAATGGAACCATTGTCACAGAAAGCCGTTTGACCGGAGTGGAGGAGAAATCGGTCGCCGCGAAGGAATTTGACCCTCCCAACGATTATGTCAAAAAAGATTTTCTGCCGAAAAATTTTCCCTCTCCCATGGGGCAGTAA
- the nhaA gene encoding Na+/H+ antiporter NhaA: MKKTPVDTWLTDPLNNFLGRQSTSGMVLFVAALMALIVANSPFADVYYHLWHNEISIGFNDFMIRKTLHHWINDGLMAVFFFVIGLELKREIMAGELSNPRDALLPIAAGVGGMVVPALIYLAFNSSGDARDGWGIPMATDIAFALGIISLLGNRVPLSLKVFLTALAIADDLGAVLVIAVFYTSHIDLINLVAGAGFMILLVTSNLLGVRSILWYGLLGIGGLWLAFLLSGVHATIAAVLAAFTIPANVKISDKGFVSRIKTLGERFEMAKSNDLTLVTDEQLHVLEDIRTVAREALTPLQRLEHGLHPFVAFVVMPVFALANAGISFPVDFLNQLASPVTLGVASGLLGGKVLGIMGMCYVMIQLQWASFPEQTGWPHLFGAAMLASVGFTMSLFITGLAFDDDELILQAKLGILLASLVGGCLGYFLLQRAG, encoded by the coding sequence ATGAAGAAAACCCCAGTCGATACCTGGCTGACCGATCCCCTTAACAACTTTCTTGGCAGGCAGTCCACCAGTGGCATGGTGCTATTCGTTGCCGCCCTGATGGCATTGATCGTGGCCAATTCTCCTTTTGCGGATGTCTACTACCATTTATGGCACAACGAAATTTCCATCGGGTTCAACGATTTTATGATCCGGAAGACCCTGCACCATTGGATCAATGATGGGCTGATGGCCGTCTTCTTCTTCGTGATCGGGTTGGAACTGAAGCGGGAGATCATGGCGGGTGAACTGAGCAATCCCCGTGATGCGCTGCTCCCTATCGCGGCGGGAGTAGGCGGCATGGTTGTGCCGGCGTTGATCTACCTGGCGTTCAATTCGTCGGGCGACGCCAGAGACGGATGGGGCATACCCATGGCGACCGATATTGCCTTCGCGCTCGGCATAATTTCCTTGTTGGGCAACAGGGTCCCTTTATCGCTTAAAGTATTTCTGACCGCTCTTGCCATCGCGGATGACCTTGGCGCGGTGCTGGTCATTGCGGTTTTTTATACATCACACATCGACCTCATTAATCTGGTAGCCGGTGCGGGATTCATGATCCTGCTGGTGACATCCAACCTGCTGGGTGTACGCAGCATTCTGTGGTATGGACTGCTGGGAATCGGCGGCCTGTGGCTGGCCTTCCTCTTATCAGGAGTGCATGCCACCATTGCTGCGGTGCTGGCCGCCTTCACGATTCCTGCCAATGTGAAGATCTCGGACAAGGGATTCGTTTCACGCATCAAAACATTGGGAGAAAGGTTTGAGATGGCCAAAAGCAATGACCTGACCCTGGTAACTGACGAGCAACTCCATGTGCTTGAAGACATACGCACGGTGGCCAGGGAGGCACTGACTCCCCTCCAACGGCTGGAACATGGCTTGCACCCCTTCGTGGCGTTTGTGGTGATGCCGGTTTTTGCGTTGGCAAATGCCGGGATCAGCTTTCCGGTGGATTTCCTGAATCAGTTAGCCAGTCCGGTTACATTAGGAGTGGCCTCAGGGCTGCTGGGAGGAAAGGTGTTGGGCATCATGGGCATGTGCTACGTCATGATCCAATTACAGTGGGCGTCTTTTCCGGAGCAGACAGGCTGGCCCCACCTTTTTGGTGCGGCCATGCTTGCTTCGGTGGGGTTCACGATGTCGCTGTTTATTACCGGACTGGCGTTTGACGATGACGAATTGATCCTCCAAGCCAAGTTGGGCATCCTGCTGGCCTCGCTGGTCGGTGGGTGTTTGGGATACTTTCTGCTGCAGAGGGCAG